In Methyloceanibacter stevinii, the sequence ACCGCCTTCGACCTCGGAAAGAAGCTGAGAGAAGCTTATCTCGTTGCCGCGGACTTGGACGCTGTCGCTCTGGAACAAATTGAACAGGGCGACCAGCAACAGGCCGATGAAGACCCAGACGATGAAGTTACGGAAGTTCGAGTTCATACACTGACCTGATGGATTGATTCTCGCGGCACACGGGGATGAGGGATGATCCAGTCCCCGCACGGGACGGCATAGTTAAGCCCGATTAACATAGGAACGGGCAGCACTTTTGCCAAGTAAAGCTAACGGCAAGTCATGGACGCTTTCTGAACGATTCCAGCCGGAAACGCCTGAAATTTAGCCAGTCGGGACCGCCTCGCACCTCGGCACGCTGGCCAGAGCCTAAGACGTCCCCCAAAGGAATGTCGCCCGGCAGTCAAACCCTGCTTCATGGCGTGACAATGGCGCGGGCAGCGGTGCCGCGCCTTGACGGAAATCAGGAAGGACCAGCCGCCCATCGGCGCGCCGGCAAACCGGCAGCGTACAGGCCGCCAGACGGGGAACGCAGAGGGCCCCGTCTTGGTCGTTCATGAGCGCGTCGATACCGCCCTCGCCCAGCGCCTCGACGGTTACCGCTTCCGCCTCCCCCGCACCGAGTTCGAGGCGAAAGCGATTGTCCCAGAGTAGGCGCTCGCCGGGGCGAAGCGCGCCGTGCGGCAAGCCGGTCTTGCGGACCTCACGGTAGACAGCCAAGAACGCGCGGCCTGGAACGATCTGGCAGCGCCCCAAAGTCTGTGCCTTGTCCGGCTCCGCACGAAGCCCTTCGAGCAGCGCTTCGAGCTTGGCGAGCCGCAGCGGCTCGCTCGAACCGCCCACCGCTGCGATAAGCCGCGCAAGCGCCCGAAGGCCCACCTCCTCGGGAGCGTCCAACAGGTCGAGACGAGAGACCGATGCATACCCCGCGGGGCTACGCTCGCAGTGCCCCTCGAGAAACCGATCGACCGCTGCCTCGATCGCCAAGCGTGCCCGGCGCAGCCGCCGCGCCGACAGCGCGATTGCCTCCGGCTCGAGGCCGATCTCCGACAGCGCCGCCATCGCTTCCCGCAAGCGTACCCGCTCGAAGCGGGCATCCTGGTTGCTCGGATCGGAACTGTAGGGGAGATCGGCCGCCTCGGCGGTCGCGACCAGCCGCGCCTTGGGGACCTCCAGCAGCGGCCTCAGGAGCGTGAGCCCCGCCCAGTCGCCCTCCTCGGGGATCGCCGCAAGCCCATCGAGCCCGCTGCCCCGCTTGAGCCGCATCAGGAACGTCTCCGCCTGATCGTCCAGATGATGGGCTGTCACGAGCGCCGGAATGTCATGGGCCGTACAATAGGCCGCCATGAGGCCGTAGCGTGCCGCGCGGGCCCGCGCCTGCAGACTCGCGTCGACGGGCCCGTGCCGCCAGGTCAGGATCGCGTGGCGTACCCCAAGCCTGTCCGCGATCTCGGCCACCGTCTCCGCCTCGGCCCGGGAGCCCGGCCGCAGGTCATGGTCCACGGTCAGGGCCACGGGCGCAGGCAATGCATGCCGGCGCGCAAAATCCACACTGAGATGCAGCAAGGCGACGCTGTCCGGCCCGCCGGACACGGCGAGCGCATAGCTTCCACAGCGGGCCAAGGGCGCCAGGAACCGGTCGGTCTCGGCCTCGGTGAGCGGGGTGGCTGTCATAGCCCTCAGCATTGGCGCAAGGGGCCCCACGGGGCAAGTCCGGGCGGTGGCGCCGGACGCGTCAGCGGAGCGTCGGCGGCAGGCTCACGACCGTTCGCGCCCGGCGGTTGCGCGCCCGGCACGAGAGGGCTTCACAGTTCGCGACCAGGCGCTCCCGGCCGTAGGAGACGGTGGGGATTGACGCGGCGGTGGACCCGTTGCCTCTCCAGCATACGTCTTCACGGCCACGGCCCGCTCGGCGCCGAGCATCAGGTTGTGCTGGGAGTCGCCCCATTCGTCCGCATGGCCTCGACGAGGATCCGGTAGTCGGGATTGGCCCGCAGCCAGCGGACCTGGCGGCTCAAAGTCGCCTTCGCGGCCGGGGACAGTTCGGAACTGTCGCTGTCGAAATAGACCACATCGCCGGCGGCGGCGAATTGCGCGGAGCCGGCGGGACGCGACGCGCTGTCGACCCTCGCGGATGCCTCGGCGACAAGCCCTCCAGCGTCGCCCGAGCCGGCGGCTCCAAGCGTGTACTCCTGCGGCTGGGTCGTGGGACCCAAACAAGCGGATAGACCGGAAGACAGGAAAAACGCGCCCACAAGGGCGCCGGCGCGGCCGAAGCCACCGCACAGACGCATAACCGGATACTCCCAAACACGGTTGGTTATGGGAGAAGCCTAGGGGCCAAGCCGTTAATGCGGTGTTAGCCGTTTAAGGACCGGGAAAGCAAAACGGCGTCCCGCCAGTCGCGGTGCCGTGGGCCGGGATCAGGACCCGGCATGAGCACAGGGCTCTTGAGCTCAGCTCACAAAATGAGGGCCCAGAAAAGGAAAAGGATGCCCAAGGCGCCGAAATCTCAAGCGCGCTGGACATCCCAAATCCCGTAGTGAAACCCGAGAGTTTCCGCAAATCCGAGCGCCGAAGGCGCTCAGGATCTGCCATACCGGTGTTAGCCGAGCTTCAGCGGCTCGACAACAACGGCCTTCTCGTGGTGGCCGAAGCAACCGCCGAGCGAAACGGCAGCTGCAACGAGCATGACAGCGGCGATAACGCCCTTCAAACCCTGCATGGTCTTCTCTCCTTTGGTTAATACGGCAAGTGCCGTCTTTGCGTGTACCGGTGCAGCGCATTCAGATCAAGATCGGACTGAGGTCTCCTGACGGATTTGCCAGCCCATGATGCGAAAATGCCACGCCGAATCTTGTCGTTCGTCCTTGGGAAGCTATCCCCCGATGAAACGCTGAGCAAGGCGCGGTTAACCACGTTGGGTGGTTCGCGTTAAGGAAAGGTAACCATGTGTTGCAGCAGCGACACAGACGGCCTTCAAGCGCCGAAAAACGAAGCAAAAATGCGAAAAAGTCACCGTCGAATCGCGGGCTGTCCGTGACCAAATCGCACCATCGGGACTCACACCCGGCAGGCGGCACGACCCGTAGCCACATGGCCGGATTCGATGCCCGGCTCGCCTAGGGACGAGAGCCGGCAGAGGTACGACAGCGGCCGAAGCCGCCCCATGCCGCGCCGCAGCAATCAGGCCCTAAACGGCCCTCTCGATCTGCCGCGATAGGATCGCGGAAAACTCGTCGGCGAAGCCCCGCAGCCGGGCCGCATAGCGCGTCCGCTCCACCTCGAACTTCAAGGCGAAGATCTTGGCCGGAATCGCGACGAACCACCCCAGCGCCGCCGCCAGAAGGCCCTGGGCGACCCCTGGGGACACTGAGGCCAGGCTAGCGAGATCGCTGCCCGCTGCTCCCTGAAAGGCCGACATGAGGCCCCAGGCGAGACCAAAGAGCCCAATGAGCGGCGCGGCGGCCGCGATGGCGGGCAGAAGGGTCAACCCGCGTCCCAGCCCCTCGACGTCCCGTAACAGAGCGACGTTGGTCACCGTGTCGATGCGGTCCTGGACGCCGGTCATCGGCCGCGCCGCCGGCTGGCCATTCTCGGTCTCGGTGGAGCGCTTCCATTCGCGCATGGCCACCACGAACAGCGAGGCCATGCCGCCGTTCCGGCGCTGCGACAGCGCCTGATAGAGTTCGTCCAGCGCCTGGCCCGACCAGAACACCTTCTCGAACTTGTCCGCCTCTTTCCGCGCCCTGGCGAACTGGATCAGCTTCCGGACGATCACGGTGACACTCCAGACCAGGGCGATCAGAAGCGCGGCGATAGCCAGTTGCACGCCCAACGGCGCATCGAGGATCAACCCCAGCACCGACGGGGCGGCAAACGATGGGTCGCCAACGGCGAGCGCGGCATCCGGATTCATCGCAATCCTCTCAAGCGCAACCCCCGAGACCTAGACTCTCGGAAGACTCAAATTCCAGTAGTCCCAATCTCGCGGGGCATCAAAATGGCTGCAAAAACCGATAGTTAAAAGCCCGCAAGCCCGTACCAAGTTCCACTGCGGCGGCCCATAGGTTCAATCGCGCACCTTAACGAAACGTTCAAGCGCATCGCGGACGAGGTGCCCCAGACGCTGCGGCTTGCCGGCCTTGGATACGAGCACCACGGACACTTTGAGGCGCGCCAGCGGGACGCCGTCTCGGCGCACCTCTTGGGACAGGATCAATGTGGCGCCCCCGATCTCCGCGCAGTGCGTCACCACTTCGAGCACCTCGTCGATATGGGCAGGCTTCAGATAGTCCACCTCGATACGCCGCACGACGAACACGGCCGGATCCCCCTCAACCGGGTTCTCGAGACTACGGTGATCGATGCCGAGATTGCGGATGAAGTCGGACCGGCCCCGCTCGGCGAACTTCAGAAAGTTCGCGTGATAGACGAGCCCGGTGAAATCGGTGTCCTCGAAATAGACACGCACGGGGAGGATGTGGCGGTCCCCCTCGATCCGTCCGGCAAGATCGGGCCAATTGCTGGGCGGGGTTTCGCTCACTCCTCCTCTCCTCCCCGGAAGAGAACGCCTTGCGCGCCTCGGGCGGCGCGGTCACGCCCAGGTGCTCGAAGGCCTGCCCCGTCAGCACCCGGCCACGTGGCGTGCGTGCGATGAAGCCCTGCTGCAGCAGATACGGCTCGATGATTTCCTCGATGGCGTCGCGCGGCTCCGACAGCCCCGCGGCAATGGTCTCGATGCCGACGGGCCCACCGCCATAGTTCACGGCGATCAGGCGCAAGTAACGGTGATCAAGCGCATCGAGCCCGCGCCCGTCTACTTCCAGCTGCGACAGCGCGCTGTCGGCCAGCGCCGCATCGACGGCCCCATCGCCTTGCACGGCCGCGAAGTCGCGCACCCGGCGCAACAGACGCGCCGCCACGCGTGGCGTACCCCGCGACCGCTTCGCAACTTCCATGGCGCCATCTTCCGTCAGCGGTAACCCCAAGAGCCGCGCGCCCCGGCGCACGATCTCCTGCAACTCGCTCACCTCGTAGAACATGAGCCGGATGGGAATGCCGAAGCGCTCGCGCAACGGCGTCGTCAGAAGCCCCGTGCGCGTGGTCGCGGCGACAAGCGTGAACCGGGCGAGGTCGATGCGCACGGAGCGCGCCGCCGGTCCTTCGCCGATAATGAGGTCGAGCTGGAAGTCCTCCATGGCGGGGTAGAGAATCTCCTCTACCGCAGGGCTGAGGCGATGAATTTCGTCGATGAAAAGCACATCCCGCTCTTCGAGATTGGTGAGCAGTGCCGCGAGATCCCCGGCCTTCGCGATCACCGGA encodes:
- a CDS encoding MotA/TolQ/ExbB proton channel family protein, which encodes MNPDAALAVGDPSFAAPSVLGLILDAPLGVQLAIAALLIALVWSVTVIVRKLIQFARARKEADKFEKVFWSGQALDELYQALSQRRNGGMASLFVVAMREWKRSTETENGQPAARPMTGVQDRIDTVTNVALLRDVEGLGRGLTLLPAIAAAAPLIGLFGLAWGLMSAFQGAAGSDLASLASVSPGVAQGLLAAALGWFVAIPAKIFALKFEVERTRYAARLRGFADEFSAILSRQIERAV
- a CDS encoding YbgC/FadM family acyl-CoA thioesterase — translated: MSETPPSNWPDLAGRIEGDRHILPVRVYFEDTDFTGLVYHANFLKFAERGRSDFIRNLGIDHRSLENPVEGDPAVFVVRRIEVDYLKPAHIDEVLEVVTHCAEIGGATLILSQEVRRDGVPLARLKVSVVLVSKAGKPQRLGHLVRDALERFVKVRD
- the tilS gene encoding tRNA lysidine(34) synthetase TilS, which translates into the protein MTATPLTEAETDRFLAPLARCGSYALAVSGGPDSVALLHLSVDFARRHALPAPVALTVDHDLRPGSRAEAETVAEIADRLGVRHAILTWRHGPVDASLQARARAARYGLMAAYCTAHDIPALVTAHHLDDQAETFLMRLKRGSGLDGLAAIPEEGDWAGLTLLRPLLEVPKARLVATAEAADLPYSSDPSNQDARFERVRLREAMAALSEIGLEPEAIALSARRLRRARLAIEAAVDRFLEGHCERSPAGYASVSRLDLLDAPEEVGLRALARLIAAVGGSSEPLRLAKLEALLEGLRAEPDKAQTLGRCQIVPGRAFLAVYREVRKTGLPHGALRPGERLLWDNRFRLELGAGEAEAVTVEALGEGGIDALMNDQDGALCVPRLAACTLPVCRRADGRLVLPDFRQGAAPLPAPLSRHEAGFDCRATFLWGTS